A DNA window from Pleurodeles waltl isolate 20211129_DDA chromosome 12, aPleWal1.hap1.20221129, whole genome shotgun sequence contains the following coding sequences:
- the LOC138267643 gene encoding lysophosphatidic acid receptor 6-like, whose translation MALLTTAESSDWSAMLYTESWFTSDSLNTTDNETACVESADFQYIMFPIIYSLVFILGLVGNIIALWYFISTKTTTSPANVFMVNLATIDLIFVLTLPCKIVYHALDNNWIFGEALCKITGSLFFANLYGSTLFLTCICLDRYLAVVHPIKALTLKKPLYRIIASVVIWAILGGAILYLTLRGPLTSKFENGNIACLENFSSDSWKGRISGVSLFAAVVGFILPLVVIIICYPLIARKLLETSGPRNSSQLAKKKALRTVLVVLAVFLICFVPYHVIQLIHTLRRINVFSSCRLIQFTYKARRVTMALTSLNSCLDPLVYYFGAEKFKWRPTCCGKRLMSTQFSKTISSLTRLTPGLRSNSSSKEADSCQAV comes from the coding sequence GAGTCTTCAGACTGGTCCGCGATGCTCTACACCGAGAGCTGGTTCACATCTGACAGCCTAAACACCACCGACAATGAAACGGCATGTGTGGAGAGTGCTGACTTCCAGTATATCATGTTCCCCATCATCTACAGCTTGGTGTTCATCCTGGGACTTGTCGGCAACATCATCGCTCTGTGGTACTTTATCAGCaccaagaccaccacctccccggctaACGTCTTCATGGTCAACCTGGCCACCATTGACCTCATCTTTGTCCTCACCCTTCCATGTAAAATAGTCTACCATGCCCTGGACAACAACTGGATCTTTGGAGAGGCCCTCTGCAAGATCACTGGCTCCCTATTCTTTGCCAACCTCTACGGCAGCACACTATTCTTGACCTGTATCTGCTTGGATCGCTACCTGGCCGTGGTGCACCCAATCAAGGCTCTTACTCTCAAGAAGCCGCTCTACCGAATTATTGCCTCTGTGGTCATCTGGGCCATTCTGGGAGGAGCCATCTTGTACCTAACTCTCCGGGGTCCACTCACGAGCAAGTTCGAGAATGGCAACATTGCTTGCTTGGAGAACTTCTCCTCAGACTCTTGGAAAGGGCGTATCTCTGGTGTCAGCCTCTTTGCTGCAGTGGTGGGTTTCATTCTGCCCCTGGTGGTAATCATCATCTGCTATCCTTTGATTGCCCGGAAACTTTTGGAGACCTCTGGGCCGCGGAACAGCTCTCAATTGGCCAAGAAGAAGGCGCTGCGCACCGTACTGGTAGTGCTCGCTGTGTTTCTAATCTGTTTTGTGCCATATCATGTGATCCAGCTTATCCACACCCTGCGGCGCATCAATGTCTTCTCCAGCTGCAGACTGATCCAATTCACCTACAAGGCGCGTCGCGTCACCATGGCACTGACCAGCCTCAACTCATGCCTGGACCCTCTGGTCTATTACTTTGGTGCTGAGAAGTTCAAGTGGAGGCCAACGTGTTGTGGAAAACGACTAATGTCAACCCAGTTCAGCAAGACTATATCCTCCTTGACTCGCTTAACCCCAGGCTTGAGGTCGAACTCATCCAGCAAAGAGGCAGACTCCTGCCAAGCAGTCTGA